In Streptomyces sp. ML-6, the genomic stretch GCCTCGCCCCCGAGGAACGCAAGACGCAGGCCCTGCTGATGCTCGAATCCGTCACCCGTAACGTCTCCGTCTCCTCGATGTCCCGCTTCTCCAGGGCCGGTTGGCTCGACCGGCGGGCCGAGCGCCGGGCGGCCCGCGCCGCCACCCGCGAACTCTCCCTGCGCCCCGACGACCCGGACACCCCCGTCCGCACGCTCTCCGGCGGCAACCAGCAGAAGGCGGTCCTGGCCCGCTGGCTGCTGCGCGGCTGCCGGGTGCTGCTGCTGGACGAACCGACGCGCGGCGTCGACGTGGGGGCCCGCGCCGAGCTGTACGCCGTGATCCGCCGACTGGCCGACGAGGGCCTCGCCGTTCTGCTCGTCTCCAGCGAGGTGCCCGAGGTACTGGGCCTCGCCGACCGGGTGCTGGTGCTCCGCGAGGGCCGCGTCGTGCACACGGCGGACGCCCGGGAGCTCGACGAGCACCGCGTACTCGACCTGGTGATGGAAGGGAGCCCCACGTCATGACGCAACCCGTTTCCCCGGCGCAGCAGGGCGGGCCGGACCGGGGGAGCGCCCCGCCCCCGGCCCCCGCCGCCGGGAAGGGGAACGGACCCGCACGTGCCTTCCGGCCGCGTGTCGACGTCCGCAACCTCTCGCTCCTCGGCGTCCTCGCCGCCCTGATCGCCGTCGGCGGCATCACCGAGCCCGACGCCTTCCTGGACACCGGGAACCTCCAGCTGGTCCTGACCCAGGCGTCCGTCATCGGCGTCGTCACCGTCGGGATGACGTTCGTCATCACCGGCGGCGGCATCGACCTGTCGGTCGGCGCGATGGTCGCGCTGGCCTCCGTCTGGGCGACCACGGTCGCCACCCAGGAGTACGGTTTCGCCGGGATCGCCTTCACCGCCCTGGTCGTCGGGCTCTGCGCGGGGCTGGTGAACGGTCTGCTCGTCGCGTACGGGCGGATGGTGCCGTTCATCGCGACGCTGGCCATGCTCGCCTCGGCCCGCGGACTCGCCCTCCAGATCACCGACGGCAGGACCCAGATGGTCACCGTCCAGTCGGTCCTCGACCTGGGCCTGCCCGACTCGTACGTCCTCGGCGTCCCGCCGCTGGTCCTGATGTTCGCCGCGGTCACCGTGATCGGCTGGCTGGTCCTGAACCGCACCTCCTTCGGCCGCCGCACGGTCGCGGTCGGCGGCAACGCGGAGGCGGCCAGGCTGGCCGGCATCGACGTGCGCAGGCAGCGGCTCCTGCTCTATCTGCTCTCCGGACTGTGCTGCGGCATCGCCGCCTTCATGCTGATCGTCCTGGCCGGCTCGGGACAGAACACCAACGGCAACCTGTACGAGCTCGACGCCATCGCCGCCGCGATCATCGGCGGCACCCTGCTCAGCGGCGGGCGCGGCACCATCGTCGGCTCCGTGCTCGGCGTCCTGATCTTCACCACCATCACCAACATCTTCGCGCTCAACAACCTCCAGAGCGACGTCCAGCAGATCGCCAAGGGCGCGATCATCGTCGCCGCCGTCCTGGTCCAGCGCCGCACGGCGCCGCACGGCGAGACCTGACCCGACGCCCCGCCCCACCCGACGCCCCGCTCCACCCGTACATCCCGCCCCATCCGTCCCATCCGCCCCGCCCCACCCGTGCCCCCGCCCCACCCGTACCTCCGCCCCACTCGTACCTCCGCCCCACCCCGTTCCCCCTGTGACAGCCACGCACCGGACGAAGGGTTCGACAGCCATGCCGGAAACCAGCCGCAGACGCCTGCTCCTCGGTACCGCCGCCGTCTCTGCGGGCGCCCTCCTCACCGCCTGCACCAGCAACGAGCCCAAGAGCGAAGGCGCCGCGAGGAGCAACGTGCCCGCCGCCGACGGCAAGCCCGGAAGACCCGTCACCATCGGCTTCGCCGGCCCGCAGGCCGACCACGGCTGGCTCAACGCCATCAACGAGAACGCCAAGTCGCGGGCGGCCGAGTACTCCGAGGTGACCCTGGAGACCACCGAGGGCTCCAACGACACCGCCGTCCAGATCGGCCAGGTCAAGACCCTCATCAACAAGAAGGTCGACGTCCTGGTCATCCTCCCGGCCGACGGCAGGGCGCTCACCCAGGTCGGGCTGGAGGCCATGCGGGCGGGCATCCCCGTCATCAACCTGGACCGGATCTTCGCCTCCCCGCAGGCGTACCGCTGCTGGGTCGGCGGCGACAACTACGGCATGGGCCTCAACGCCGGCACGTACATCGGCGAACAGCTCAAGGACAAGAAGGACGCCAAGGTCGTCGAGCTGGCCGGCATCGACAACCTGGAACTCACCAAGCAGCGCAGCCAGGGCTTCGCCGACGCGCTGAAGAACTACCCCAACATCGACCTGGTGGCCCGTCAGGCGGCCGAGTTCACCGTCGAGTCGGGCCAGGCGAAGACGGCCCAGCTCCTCCAGGCGCAGAAGCGGATCGACGCGCTGTGGAACCACGACGACGACCAGGGCGTGGGCGCGCTGCGCGCCATCCAGCAGGCGGGCCGGGACGAGTTCCTGATGGTCGGCGGCGCCGGTGCCAAGTCCGCGATGGACGCCATCAAGGCCGACGACGGCGTCCTGAAGGCCACCGTCCTCTACCCGCCGACGATGGCGGCGTCCGCCATCGACCTGGCCCGCGCCCTCGCCCAGAACAAGGGTGTCGGCGGACTGGCCGAGCAGGAGATTCCGACGAGCCTCACCCTCTACTCGGCCGTGGTCACCAAGGACAACGTCGACCAGTACCTGCCGACGGGCTTCAGCTGATCCGGCCCGGGGGAGGGCCGTCCCCTCCCGCCGCCCCCACCGAACGACCGACGAGGAGGAAGCCCGGATGGCCCGCGAAGCCCCGATGGCCCGCAGGGAAGAGACGGATCAGGAGGGCGCAGCGCCGCCGGCCCCGGCCGTTCCGACGACGAGCCCGCCGGTGCTCGGCGTCGGCATGGTCGGATACGCGTTCATGGGCGCCGCCCACTCGCAGGGGTGGCGCACCGCGGGACACGTCTTCGAGCTGCCGATGAGGCCGGTGCTCGCCGCGGTCTGCGGACGCGACCGGACCGCGGTCGACGCGGCGGCCGCCCGGCACGGCTGGGCGGCGGCGGAGACCGACTGGCGGGCCCTGATCGCCCGGGACGACGT encodes the following:
- a CDS encoding substrate-binding domain-containing protein; its protein translation is MPETSRRRLLLGTAAVSAGALLTACTSNEPKSEGAARSNVPAADGKPGRPVTIGFAGPQADHGWLNAINENAKSRAAEYSEVTLETTEGSNDTAVQIGQVKTLINKKVDVLVILPADGRALTQVGLEAMRAGIPVINLDRIFASPQAYRCWVGGDNYGMGLNAGTYIGEQLKDKKDAKVVELAGIDNLELTKQRSQGFADALKNYPNIDLVARQAAEFTVESGQAKTAQLLQAQKRIDALWNHDDDQGVGALRAIQQAGRDEFLMVGGAGAKSAMDAIKADDGVLKATVLYPPTMAASAIDLARALAQNKGVGGLAEQEIPTSLTLYSAVVTKDNVDQYLPTGFS
- a CDS encoding ABC transporter permease, which encodes MTQPVSPAQQGGPDRGSAPPPAPAAGKGNGPARAFRPRVDVRNLSLLGVLAALIAVGGITEPDAFLDTGNLQLVLTQASVIGVVTVGMTFVITGGGIDLSVGAMVALASVWATTVATQEYGFAGIAFTALVVGLCAGLVNGLLVAYGRMVPFIATLAMLASARGLALQITDGRTQMVTVQSVLDLGLPDSYVLGVPPLVLMFAAVTVIGWLVLNRTSFGRRTVAVGGNAEAARLAGIDVRRQRLLLYLLSGLCCGIAAFMLIVLAGSGQNTNGNLYELDAIAAAIIGGTLLSGGRGTIVGSVLGVLIFTTITNIFALNNLQSDVQQIAKGAIIVAAVLVQRRTAPHGET